In a single window of the Arachis hypogaea cultivar Tifrunner chromosome 6, arahy.Tifrunner.gnm2.J5K5, whole genome shotgun sequence genome:
- the LOC140173775 gene encoding uncharacterized protein, producing MAVRNQTPTIAADNTITFLPEDCQHGTSAEDAPFVISARIGTGLVRRILVDTGADSNILFRGAFDKLGLHNDNLQTHRNGVTGLRDNFFKPDGSITLPITIGTSNQKKTILFEFVVLKDSTAYNVILGRKTINDFSAVIFTKYLLMKFRTDDGSVSTIHGDQEVAAECDNTSLALRKKSRDAAGVFLADLDARQDGQPRPEPEGDMEKLQIGPSKEEYTFINRNLPYDLKEELSQLLKQNRDLFAFTPADMPGINPDLMSHRLAVDPKAKPLAQRRRKMSPDRATEVKKQVKALLEANFIRELPYTTWLANIVLIPMHRPDEEKTTFITSEGTYCYTVMPFGLKNAGATYQRLVNKIFQNLSGSKLEVYIDDMLAKTESDEQLTDDLKVIMNTLRKHQMRLNPAKCAFGMEAGKFLGFMITQRGVEANPEKCRAVLEMTSPKNLKDIQKLTGRLTALSRFLGASAQKAIPFFKLMKKGAPFKWETECEEAFQHFKKVLAEPPILAKPQTGETLYPYLSITEEELAAALIRENMKKEQEPIYFISKVL from the exons ATGGCGGTCAGAAACCAAACTCCAACCATTGCGGCCGACAACACAATAACCTTCTTACCAGAGGATTGCCAGCACGGCACCTCGGCCGAAGATGCCCCCTTCGTCATCTCGGCAAGAATCGGAACAGGACTAGTACGAAGGATACTAGTAGACACCGGGGCAGACTCGAACATCCTCTTCCGAGGAGCCTTCGATAAGCTCGGGCTCCACAACGAcaacctccaaacacaccgcAACGGTGTCACGGGACTCAGAGACAACTTTTTCAAACCAGATGGCTCAATCACCCTCCCCATCACCATAGGAACAAGCAACCAAAAGAAGACAATCTTATTCGAATTCGTAGTTCTAAAAGACTCCACAGCCTATAACGTGATTctcggaagaaaaacaatcaacgacTTCTCCGCagtcatctttaccaaatacctcctcATGAAGTTTAGAACCGACGACGGCTCCGTCAGTACCATCCACGGAGACCAAGAAGTCGCAGccgaatgcgacaacaccagcctagccCTAAGAAAGAAATCTCGAGATGCGGCCGGGGTATTCCTAGCCGATCTGGACGCTCGGCAAGACGGCCAACCCAGGCCAGAGCCAGAAGGAGACATGGAAAAGCTACAAATAGGGCCAAGCAAAGAAGAATACACCTTCATTAATAGGAACCTCCCATATGATCTCAAGGAAGAACTCTCCCAACTCTTGAAGCAAAACAGAGATTTGTTCGCATTtacaccagccgacatgccgggaataAACCCCGACCTAATGTCCCACCGGCTAGCCGTGGACCCCAAAGCTAAACCATTGGCACAAAGGAGGCGAAAAATGTCACCAGACCGAGCCACCGAGGTCAAGAAGCAAGTCAAAGCCCTACTCGAAGCCAACTTCATCAGGGAACTCCCTTACACGACCTGGCTAGCAAACATCGTGCTA attccgatgcaccgaccagacgaagAAAAGACAACGTTCATCACCTCAGAAGGGACATACTGCTACACAGTGATGCCCTTCGGCCTGAAAAACGCTGGAGCCACCTATCAAAGACTCGTCAACAAGATATTTCAAAACCTATCCGGAAGCAAactagaagtctacatagacgacatgctcgctAAGACCGAATCCGACGAACAACTCACCGACGACCTCAAGGTCATAATGAACACCCTACGAAAGCAccaaatgcgactcaacccggcaaAATGTGCTTTCGGGATGGAGGCAGGGAAGTTCCTCGGCTTTATGATCACGCAACGCGgagttgaagcaaacccggaGAAATGTCGCGCCGTCCTCGAAATGACGAGCCCAAAAAACCTCAAGGACATCCAAAAGCTCACCGGCCGATTGACGGCGTTATCACGCTTTCTCGGGGCATCGGCTCAAAAAGCGATCCCTTTcttcaaactaatgaaaaaaggGGCCCCTTTTAAATGGGAGACGGAATGTGAAGAAGCATTCCAGCATTTCAAGAAAGTCCTAGCGGAACCACCAATCCTCGCCAAACCCCAAACAGGGGAAACACTCTACCCGTACCTTTCCATTACGGAAGAGGAACTCGCAGCAGCACTCATCCGTGAAAACATGAAAAAAGAACAAGAACCTAtctacttcataagcaaagtctTGTAA
- the LOC140173774 gene encoding serine/threonine-protein phosphatase 7 long form homolog, translating to MLMCEHYKPPDRYNEIVESQLRETGFYYVSQIGVVQCQSAIVNALVERWRPETHTFHFSVGECAVTLEDVVMILGLPTNGLPVTGPTMSSFKALEAECLHQFGVAPRKTDCRGSFIKLTWFRGLKDRIVLNDDVHIQMYVKCHIMLLFGLIMFGDKSGAAVHWKFLPLLHNFGGIIQFSWGSACLAHLYRSLCRATRVDCKKIDGPLTLLLTWAWIRLPFLAPIPGNPRLFPIANRWRNWERENYGYRYTSLENYRRLLDDLQEGQFVWQPYGIGDIDPDLIPLAIRHNLVLWSARVPLISFECIEWHATDRVMRQFGMRQGVPTLEQDLGASHGEVLTGPKNEDWANTHSSWVMQWTNRI from the exons ATGTTAATGTGCGAGCATTATAAGCCGCCGGATCGATACAATGAAATTGTTGAGTCACAGTTACGCGAGACTGGCTTTTATTATGTTTCTCAGATTGGAGTGGTCCAATGTCAGTCAGCAATCGTTAATGCACTAGTTGAGAGATGGCGGCCTGAGACTCACACGTTTCATTTTTCGGTTGGTGAGTGTGCCGTGACGTTGGAGGATGTGGTGATGATTCTCGGTCTGCCGACAAATGGACTTCCAGTTACAGGACCGACAATGAGTAGTTTTAAGGCATTGGAAGCCGAGTGCTTGCACCAATTTGGAGTTGCACCGAGGAAGACAGACTGTAGAGGGAGCTTTATAAAATTAACGTGGTTTAGGGGTTTGAAAGATCGTATAGTGTTGAATGATGATGTTCACATTCAGATGTATGTAAAGTGTCACATAATGTTGTTATTTGGGTTAATTATGTTTGGAGATAAGTCTGGTGCAGCAGTGCATTGGAAATTTTTACCTTTGCTCCATAATTTTGGTGGAATCATACAGTTTAGCTGGGGTTCGGCATGCCTAGCACACTTGTATAGGTCATTGTGTAGGGCAACTCGTGTCGATTGCAAGAAGATTGACGGGCCACTGACGTTGTTGCTTACTTGGGCTTGGATCCGGCTACCATTTCTAGCGCCGATTCCCGGCAATCCCCGATTGTTTCCAATTGCAAAcag gtggcgtaactgggagcgTGAAAACTATGGCTACCGATACACTTCGCTTGAAAATTACAGGAGGTTGTTAGATGATCTACAAGAAGGACAG TTTGTTTGGCAGCCTTATGGCATTGGAGACATTGACCCAGACTTGATTCCTTTAGCCATCCGTCATAATTTGGTTCTTTGGAGTGCCAGAGTGCCACTTATATCCTTTGAATGCATCGAGTGGCATGCAACTGATAGAGTCATGAGGCAATTTGGTATGAGACAGGGTGTTCCTACTCTAGAGCAGGATTTAGGTGCATCACACGGCGAAGTTCTAACTGGGCCCAAGAATGAAGATTGGGCCAATACCCACTCTTCTTGGGTGATGCAGTGGACCAACCG GATatag